One part of the Thermithiobacillus tepidarius DSM 3134 genome encodes these proteins:
- a CDS encoding nicotinamidase: protein MDVSAHDAFILVDMQVDFCPGGALPVRDGDRVIPVLNRWLKPFTDARRPVFASRDWHPPHHVSFRERGGPWPPHCVQHTPGAAFHPDLAIPEGTVIISKGSDPERDAYSAFDGTDLTRRLLALDIRRLTVGGLAQDYCVHATVLEALAEGFAVRLLQEGTRPVEVQPGDGERALAEMREAGAEIVTGEQP from the coding sequence ATGGACGTTTCGGCCCATGACGCGTTCATTCTGGTGGACATGCAAGTGGACTTCTGCCCGGGTGGAGCGCTACCGGTCAGGGACGGCGATCGGGTGATCCCGGTGCTGAACCGCTGGCTCAAGCCCTTCACCGATGCGCGCCGTCCCGTCTTCGCCTCGCGCGATTGGCATCCGCCCCATCACGTCTCCTTCCGCGAGCGCGGCGGCCCTTGGCCGCCCCATTGCGTGCAGCACACGCCGGGCGCCGCCTTCCATCCGGACCTAGCGATTCCCGAGGGTACGGTAATCATCAGCAAGGGCAGCGATCCCGAGCGCGACGCCTATTCCGCCTTCGACGGCACCGACCTGACCCGACGCTTGCTGGCCCTGGACATCCGCCGGCTGACGGTGGGCGGGCTGGCGCAGGACTACTGCGTGCACGCCACCGTGCTGGAGGCGCTGGCGGAAGGCTTTGCCGTGCGCCTGCTGCAGGAGGGCACCCGGCCGGTGGAGGTGCAGCCGGGCGACGGCGAGCGGGCCCTGGCCGAGATGCGCGAGGCGGGCGCGGAGATCGTGACGGGAGAGCAGCCTTGA
- a CDS encoding MlaE family ABC transporter permease has translation MNAEANPTHPRPPGWQMIQDSPSPGAARLLLHGAWNLQGIGRHMQQLRSELGRLAGQNRLDWDLRAVDALDTAGALLLWRAWGARLPSRTELSSEQRAIFERLEALPALPPPASQPLNWRLPLEAVGRTAMRIGRQGVDALALLGYFLLDLLHVLRRPGLMPWRETSATLYKSGPQALGIIGLVGFSIGVVVSYQSALTLAAYGANIYIVNLLGLSILRELGPLMAAVILAGRSGSAFTAQLGVMRVTQEIDALETFGVSPTLRLILPKVVALALALPLLVLWADAIAILGGMIIAKYQLGIGYPVFLARLPQVVPQVNFWIGIGKGVLFGAIIALVASFYGLKTKPNTESLSRETTNSVVMSVTLVILIDALIAFLLSDVGL, from the coding sequence ATGAACGCTGAGGCCAATCCAACCCACCCGCGCCCGCCCGGCTGGCAGATGATCCAGGACAGCCCCAGTCCCGGCGCGGCACGCCTGCTGCTGCACGGCGCCTGGAACCTGCAGGGCATCGGCCGGCACATGCAGCAGTTGCGCAGCGAGCTGGGCCGGCTGGCCGGCCAGAATCGCCTGGACTGGGACCTGCGCGCGGTGGACGCCCTGGACACGGCCGGCGCTCTGCTCCTGTGGCGGGCCTGGGGCGCCCGGCTGCCTTCCCGGACCGAGCTGTCCTCCGAGCAGCGGGCCATCTTCGAGCGTCTGGAGGCACTGCCGGCCCTGCCGCCCCCCGCCTCGCAGCCGCTGAACTGGCGCTTGCCGCTGGAGGCCGTGGGCCGCACGGCCATGCGCATCGGCCGCCAGGGCGTCGATGCCCTGGCCCTGTTGGGCTATTTCCTGCTGGACCTGCTGCACGTGCTGCGCCGGCCCGGCCTCATGCCTTGGCGGGAAACCTCGGCCACCCTCTACAAGAGCGGCCCCCAGGCACTGGGCATCATCGGCTTGGTGGGCTTTTCCATCGGCGTCGTGGTCAGCTACCAGTCAGCCCTGACCCTGGCCGCCTACGGCGCCAACATCTACATCGTCAACTTGCTGGGTCTCAGCATCCTGCGGGAGCTGGGCCCGCTCATGGCCGCCGTCATCCTGGCGGGGCGCTCGGGATCGGCCTTCACCGCCCAACTCGGCGTCATGCGCGTGACCCAGGAGATCGATGCCTTGGAGACCTTCGGCGTCTCGCCCACCCTGCGCCTGATTCTGCCCAAGGTGGTGGCTTTGGCGCTGGCCCTGCCGCTGCTGGTGCTGTGGGCCGACGCCATCGCCATCCTGGGCGGCATGATCATCGCCAAGTACCAGCTGGGCATCGGCTACCCCGTCTTCCTCGCCCGCCTGCCCCAGGTCGTCCCCCAGGTCAACTTCTGGATCGGCATCGGCAAGGGCGTGCTCTTCGGCGCCATCATCGCGCTGGTGGCCAGCTTCTACGGCCTGAAGACCAAGCCCAATACGGAAAGCCTGAGCCGCGAGACCACCAACTCGGTGGTCATGTCCGTCACCCTGGTGATCCTGATCGATGCGCTCATCGCCTTCCTGCTCTCGGACGTGGGGCTCTGA
- the mpl gene encoding UDP-N-acetylmuramate:L-alanyl-gamma-D-glutamyl-meso-diaminopimelate ligase: MAHIHILGICGTFMGGIAVLAQQAGHRVTGSDANVYPPMSTFLESQGIALMEGYRPENLEPRPDLVVVGNAISRGNAEIEAVLNLGLPYVSGPEWLARHYLVGKWVLAVAGTHGKTSTSSMLAWVLEDAGLNPGFLIGGLPENFGVSARNTDSPFFVVEADEYDTAFFDKRAKFVHYRPRTAILNNLEYDHADIYPDLAAIQTQFHHLVRTVPGNGLIVANGADPHLAEVLARGCWTPVEHFGQGKWTAELLAADGSRFRVLEDGRAVAEVHWELLGTHNVHNALAVIAAARHADVPVAASAQALGRFRNVKRRLELRGEVNGVRVYDDFAHHPTAIVTTLAGLRARVGEARIIAVLEPRSNTMRLGVHKDSLGPSLRGADAAFVYAPADLGWDATGSLAGQARVHADLDGLQAALLAELRPGDHVLIMSNGGFGGLHERLLAALRAREP, encoded by the coding sequence ATGGCGCACATTCACATTCTCGGCATTTGCGGCACCTTCATGGGCGGCATCGCGGTGCTGGCCCAGCAGGCCGGGCATCGGGTAACCGGCTCGGACGCCAACGTCTACCCGCCCATGAGCACCTTCCTGGAAAGCCAGGGCATCGCGCTCATGGAAGGCTACCGTCCGGAGAACCTGGAGCCGCGCCCGGACCTGGTGGTGGTGGGCAATGCCATTTCCCGCGGCAATGCCGAGATCGAGGCGGTGCTGAACCTGGGCCTGCCCTACGTCTCCGGGCCCGAGTGGCTGGCGCGCCATTACCTGGTCGGCAAATGGGTGCTGGCGGTGGCCGGCACCCACGGCAAGACCAGCACCTCCAGCATGCTCGCCTGGGTGCTGGAGGATGCCGGGCTGAACCCCGGCTTTCTCATCGGCGGCCTGCCCGAAAACTTCGGCGTGTCGGCCCGCAACACCGACAGCCCCTTCTTCGTGGTGGAGGCGGACGAGTACGACACCGCCTTTTTCGACAAGCGCGCCAAGTTCGTCCATTACCGGCCGCGTACCGCCATTCTCAACAACCTGGAATACGACCACGCCGACATCTACCCCGACCTGGCCGCCATCCAGACCCAGTTCCACCACCTGGTGCGCACGGTGCCGGGCAACGGCCTGATCGTCGCCAACGGCGCCGATCCGCATCTGGCCGAGGTGCTGGCGCGTGGCTGCTGGACGCCGGTGGAGCACTTCGGGCAGGGCAAGTGGACGGCGGAGCTGCTGGCCGCCGACGGCAGCCGCTTCCGCGTCCTGGAGGACGGCCGGGCCGTGGCCGAGGTGCATTGGGAGCTGCTCGGCACTCACAACGTCCACAACGCCCTGGCGGTGATCGCCGCCGCCCGCCATGCCGACGTGCCGGTGGCCGCCAGCGCCCAGGCCCTGGGCCGCTTCAGGAACGTCAAGCGGCGCCTGGAGCTGCGTGGTGAGGTGAACGGCGTGCGCGTCTACGACGACTTCGCCCACCACCCGACCGCCATCGTCACCACCCTGGCCGGGCTGCGCGCCCGGGTGGGCGAGGCGCGCATCATCGCCGTGCTGGAGCCGCGCTCCAATACCATGCGCCTCGGCGTGCACAAGGACAGCCTGGGCCCCTCCCTGCGTGGCGCGGACGCGGCCTTCGTCTACGCGCCGGCGGATCTGGGCTGGGATGCGACCGGCAGCCTCGCCGGCCAGGCCCGCGTCCATGCCGATCTGGACGGCCTGCAGGCGGCGCTTTTGGCCGAGCTGCGGCCCGGCGACCATGTGCTGATCATGAGCAACGGCGGCTTCGGCGGCCTGCACGAGCGCCTGCTCGCCGCCTTGCGGGCCCGGGAGCCATGA
- a CDS encoding nicotinate phosphoribosyltransferase, producing the protein MSPAARWPDAPIAADELILVTDLYQLTMLQTYFEHGRQENTVFEFFFRDLPPSRNFLVFAGLGTVLNHLERLRFGPRALALLEGTGRFKPAFLEYLADWRFAGEIWAVPEGTPVFAHEPVLQVSAPLPQAQLIETLLINQLHFQTLIASKAARVVLAARGRTVVDFGLRRAHGLDAGMKAARAAFIAGAQSTSNVLAGLRYGIPISGTMAHSAVQAFGDDLATFRAFAATDPQTVCLVDTFDTLAGVEAVIRLKTELGADFRVRGIRIDSGDIAELARAARAKLDAAGLEAVEIFASGGMDEYEIERILAAAAPVDGFGVGTNMDVSLDAPTVDCAYKLVEYGGQGRIKLSAGKRSVPGRKQVFRVADAAGGIAGDTVAALGETLPGQPLLRPVMRDGRVLPDAAPALPELQAHCRAAVAALPPALRALDPAAAYPVQLSAQLLARLEETSARIRGRLRG; encoded by the coding sequence TTGAGCCCCGCCGCCCGCTGGCCCGATGCCCCCATCGCGGCAGATGAGCTGATCCTGGTCACCGACCTCTACCAGCTCACCATGCTGCAAACCTATTTCGAGCATGGACGCCAGGAGAATACGGTCTTCGAGTTCTTCTTCCGCGATCTGCCGCCGAGCCGCAACTTCCTGGTCTTCGCCGGGCTCGGCACCGTATTGAACCACCTGGAGCGCCTGCGCTTCGGGCCGCGCGCCCTGGCGCTGCTCGAAGGCACGGGGCGCTTCAAGCCCGCCTTCCTCGAATACCTGGCCGACTGGCGCTTTGCCGGCGAGATCTGGGCAGTCCCGGAGGGCACGCCGGTCTTCGCCCACGAGCCCGTGCTCCAGGTGAGCGCGCCGCTGCCGCAGGCGCAGCTCATCGAGACCCTGCTGATCAACCAGCTCCACTTCCAGACCCTGATCGCCAGCAAGGCCGCCCGCGTGGTGCTGGCGGCGCGCGGGCGCACGGTGGTGGATTTCGGCCTGCGCCGCGCCCACGGCCTGGATGCCGGCATGAAGGCGGCGCGCGCCGCCTTCATCGCCGGAGCGCAGAGCACGTCCAACGTGCTGGCCGGCCTGCGCTACGGCATCCCGATCAGCGGCACCATGGCGCACAGCGCGGTGCAGGCCTTCGGCGACGATCTGGCGACCTTCCGCGCCTTTGCCGCCACCGATCCGCAGACCGTGTGCCTGGTGGATACTTTCGATACCCTGGCCGGCGTGGAAGCCGTGATCCGGCTCAAGACGGAACTGGGCGCGGATTTCCGGGTGCGCGGCATCCGCATCGATTCGGGCGACATCGCCGAGCTGGCCCGGGCGGCGCGCGCCAAGTTGGATGCCGCCGGCCTCGAAGCGGTGGAGATCTTCGCCAGCGGCGGCATGGACGAGTACGAGATCGAACGGATCCTGGCGGCGGCTGCGCCGGTGGACGGCTTCGGCGTCGGCACCAACATGGATGTCTCCCTGGACGCGCCGACGGTGGATTGCGCCTACAAGCTGGTGGAGTATGGCGGCCAGGGGCGCATCAAGCTGTCCGCCGGTAAACGCAGCGTGCCTGGGCGCAAGCAGGTATTTCGCGTCGCGGATGCGGCGGGGGGGATTGCCGGCGATACGGTGGCGGCGCTGGGAGAGACGTTGCCGGGCCAGCCGCTGCTGCGGCCGGTGATGCGGGACGGCCGGGTTCTGCCCGATGCGGCACCGGCACTGCCCGAGTTGCAGGCCCACTGTCGCGCCGCCGTGGCCGCGCTGCCGCCGGCATTGCGCGCGCTCGATCCGGCGGCCGCGTATCCCGTGCAGTTGTCGGCGCAGCTGCTGGCGCGCCTGGAAGAGACGAGCGCGCGCATCCGCGGCCGCCTCCGAGGCTGA
- a CDS encoding Slp family lipoprotein yields the protein MKNTRSIGIRAAALSLALGVLAGCATTTPFGKGVLERVDRSVTPAQVVSTPGALQGREVLWGGQIISSRNLNNGTELTVLAYPLDSRGRPDTDQAAQGRFIALQAGYLETADYAPNRQITIYGQVSGVRQAQVGEASYPYPVVQIQQIHLWPTASTYRYPPVHFGVGVGIGL from the coding sequence ATGAAGAACACAAGATCCATCGGTATCCGTGCCGCTGCCCTGAGCCTGGCCCTGGGCGTCCTGGCAGGCTGCGCCACCACCACACCTTTCGGCAAGGGCGTGCTGGAGCGGGTGGACCGCAGCGTCACCCCGGCCCAGGTGGTCTCCACGCCGGGCGCCTTGCAGGGCCGCGAGGTGCTCTGGGGCGGACAGATCATCAGCAGCCGCAACCTGAACAACGGCACCGAGCTGACCGTACTGGCCTATCCCCTGGACAGCCGTGGCCGGCCCGACACGGACCAGGCGGCGCAGGGGCGCTTCATCGCCCTGCAGGCGGGCTATCTGGAAACGGCGGACTACGCCCCCAACCGCCAGATCACGATCTACGGCCAGGTGAGCGGTGTGCGCCAGGCGCAGGTGGGCGAAGCGAGCTATCCCTATCCGGTGGTGCAGATCCAGCAGATCCACCTGTGGCCCACCGCGAGCACCTACCGCTACCCGCCCGTGCATTTCGGCGTCGGCGTGGGCATCGGTCTCTAG
- a CDS encoding sigma-70 family RNA polymerase sigma factor, producing MESLNYADHAPEVFHGVPTLDLESQPFAGDQEAAPDTDDTPVPNTYLSAAKRTVFLSWEEEKALVTRLRAGDAQARQRLIESHLPLVIGIARGYGNKGLPMGDLIQEGNIGLIRGVDRFCPEMGTRLSSYATFWIREGMQRSLIRSRLIRLPDYLAKSLHARKQKNQARAEHPDTADAPAAKADTLDAWSDIQVLSLDAPQSDNSEHTLLDHLEADMEAPESSLDEDRVRNALKHCMNALSAKQRQVISLRFGLDDGEPLTLEEVASRVGTSREAVRQLQVRALRCLRQAMEEEGWSGVEG from the coding sequence ATGGAAAGTTTGAATTACGCAGATCACGCCCCTGAAGTTTTTCACGGCGTGCCGACGCTGGATCTGGAGAGCCAGCCCTTCGCCGGCGATCAGGAGGCCGCGCCCGACACGGACGACACCCCCGTGCCCAACACCTACCTGTCGGCCGCCAAGCGCACGGTCTTTTTGAGCTGGGAGGAGGAAAAGGCCCTGGTCACACGGCTGCGCGCCGGCGACGCCCAGGCGCGTCAGCGGCTCATCGAGAGCCATCTGCCGCTGGTCATCGGCATTGCGCGCGGCTACGGCAACAAGGGGCTGCCCATGGGCGACCTGATCCAGGAGGGCAACATCGGCCTGATTCGCGGGGTCGACCGCTTCTGCCCGGAGATGGGCACCCGCTTGTCCAGCTACGCCACCTTCTGGATCCGTGAAGGCATGCAGCGTTCCCTGATCCGCTCCCGCCTGATCCGGCTGCCGGACTACTTGGCCAAGTCCCTGCACGCCCGCAAGCAGAAAAACCAAGCCCGCGCCGAGCACCCGGACACGGCTGACGCCCCCGCCGCCAAGGCCGATACCCTGGATGCCTGGTCGGATATTCAGGTTTTATCATTGGATGCGCCCCAGAGCGACAATTCCGAGCATACCCTTCTCGACCATCTGGAGGCCGACATGGAGGCCCCCGAGTCCAGCCTGGACGAAGACCGGGTCCGCAACGCGCTGAAGCACTGCATGAACGCCCTCAGTGCCAAGCAGCGGCAGGTGATCTCCCTGCGCTTTGGTCTGGACGACGGTGAACCCTTGACCCTGGAAGAGGTGGCCAGCCGCGTCGGCACCAGCCGCGAAGCCGTGCGGCAACTGCAGGTGCGGGCGCTGCGCTGCCTGCGCCAGGCCATGGAGGAGGAAGGCTGGTCCGGGGTGGAGGGCTGA
- a CDS encoding ClpXP protease specificity-enhancing factor gives MLPSTAKPYLIRAIYEWCLDQNHTPHLLVAADYPGVQVPAGYAKDGKITLNIAPRATHGLVMSNDWISFMARFGGKPMKLEIPTAAVVAIYATETQEGLVFGEPEAPATPPSPPAPETTPSTPGKRPGLRVVK, from the coding sequence ATGTTGCCATCCACTGCCAAGCCTTATCTCATCCGCGCCATCTATGAGTGGTGCCTGGATCAGAATCACACCCCCCATCTGCTCGTCGCCGCCGACTACCCGGGCGTCCAGGTGCCCGCCGGCTACGCCAAAGACGGCAAGATCACGCTCAACATCGCCCCGCGCGCGACCCACGGACTGGTGATGAGCAACGACTGGATCAGCTTCATGGCCCGCTTCGGGGGCAAGCCGATGAAGCTGGAAATCCCGACTGCGGCGGTAGTGGCCATTTACGCCACGGAGACCCAGGAGGGGCTGGTCTTCGGCGAGCCGGAGGCCCCCGCGACCCCGCCCTCGCCACCGGCGCCGGAAACGACGCCCAGCACGCCGGGCAAGCGCCCCGGCCTGCGCGTGGTCAAGTAG
- a CDS encoding LEA type 2 family protein — translation MRKSLFVLSLALLSLLSACATLSGLEEPRVSLATLNLQNVNLLSQEFRLGLRVDNPNNFGVRVDGAEVEVKVNGQTLARGLSNQRVDVPRYGSAIVDVNASTSMFGLARQALSLAAGQRIPYEVNGYLRLSRGFGVRIPFQQKGELDWGTLTGAGAAPAAR, via the coding sequence ATGCGTAAATCCCTGTTCGTGCTCAGCCTCGCCCTCCTGTCCCTGCTCAGCGCCTGCGCCACCCTGTCCGGCTTGGAAGAGCCCCGGGTCAGCCTGGCGACCCTGAATCTGCAAAACGTGAATCTGCTGTCTCAGGAGTTTCGGCTCGGCCTGCGGGTGGACAATCCGAACAACTTCGGCGTGCGCGTGGACGGCGCCGAGGTGGAGGTGAAGGTCAACGGCCAGACCCTGGCCCGCGGGCTGAGCAACCAGCGCGTCGACGTGCCCCGCTACGGCAGCGCCATCGTGGACGTTAACGCCAGCACCAGCATGTTCGGCCTGGCGCGGCAGGCGCTCAGCTTGGCCGCAGGCCAGCGCATCCCCTATGAAGTGAACGGCTATTTGCGCCTGTCGCGCGGTTTCGGCGTGCGCATCCCGTTTCAGCAGAAGGGCGAACTGGACTGGGGCACCCTGACGGGCGCCGGCGCGGCGCCGGCCGCCCGCTGA
- a CDS encoding transglycosylase SLT domain-containing protein, whose translation MNKKPLLFASLATSMLICSAGITTAHADIYTYTDADGVLHISNVRQNKLYKLYMRSAVSRPQNPAAGAAPARGYGTPNAARRAQFEQMIEDAARTYMVDKALVHAVITAESGYNPNAVSRKGATGLMQLMPATARRYGATNLFDPWENIQAGTRYLKDLLRMFNNDTRLAVAAYNAGENAVVRYGYAVPPYAETASYVPKVLHFYERYRSSM comes from the coding sequence ATGAATAAGAAACCACTTCTCTTCGCCAGTCTGGCCACGAGCATGCTGATCTGCAGCGCGGGGATCACGACCGCCCATGCCGACATCTATACCTACACGGATGCCGATGGCGTGTTGCACATCAGCAACGTGCGGCAGAACAAGCTCTATAAGCTCTACATGCGCAGCGCCGTGAGCCGGCCGCAAAACCCCGCCGCGGGCGCCGCTCCCGCGCGGGGCTATGGTACCCCCAATGCGGCCCGGCGCGCCCAGTTCGAGCAAATGATCGAAGACGCCGCCCGCACCTACATGGTCGACAAGGCGCTGGTGCATGCCGTCATCACGGCGGAGTCGGGCTACAACCCCAATGCCGTGTCCCGCAAGGGCGCCACCGGCCTGATGCAGCTCATGCCCGCCACCGCCCGCCGCTACGGGGCCACCAACCTCTTCGACCCGTGGGAAAACATCCAGGCCGGCACCCGCTATCTGAAGGACCTGCTGCGCATGTTCAACAATGACACGCGCTTGGCAGTGGCCGCCTACAACGCCGGCGAAAACGCCGTGGTGCGCTACGGCTACGCCGTGCCTCCCTATGCGGAGACCGCCAGCTACGTGCCCAAGGTCCTGCACTTCTACGAGCGGTACCGCAGCAGCATGTAA
- a CDS encoding ABC-type transport auxiliary lipoprotein family protein: MITPPAGGGALREYSLGRINEEPLSPPAARPLQAVLLVSTAEAPSWFDSQAIYYRLAYAGSENLQPYASSSWVAPVSELLTQRLRAYLAARGPFASVLSPEDGARADYALRVSLEDFSQVFTDSRSSSGVVRARFTLVDLSNHQVLAQRIFQQEAPAPRPNAQGGAGALDQASEALIRSVAAWLVDLAPELRPAGAARR, encoded by the coding sequence ATGATCACGCCGCCTGCTGGCGGCGGCGCCCTGCGGGAGTACTCCCTGGGACGCATCAACGAAGAGCCGCTCTCTCCGCCCGCCGCCAGGCCGCTGCAGGCGGTGCTGCTGGTGTCCACGGCCGAAGCCCCCAGCTGGTTCGACAGCCAGGCCATCTACTATCGGCTCGCCTACGCGGGCAGCGAGAACCTGCAGCCCTATGCCAGCAGCAGTTGGGTGGCGCCGGTCTCCGAGCTCCTGACCCAGCGGCTGCGCGCCTACCTGGCCGCACGTGGTCCCTTCGCCAGCGTCCTCAGCCCCGAGGACGGTGCACGGGCCGACTATGCGCTGCGGGTCAGCCTGGAAGATTTCAGCCAGGTCTTCACGGATAGCCGCAGCAGCAGCGGCGTGGTCCGCGCCCGCTTCACCCTGGTCGATCTGAGCAATCACCAGGTCCTCGCCCAGCGCATCTTCCAGCAGGAAGCCCCGGCGCCGCGCCCCAATGCCCAGGGCGGCGCCGGGGCCTTGGATCAGGCGAGCGAGGCACTCATCCGCTCGGTCGCCGCGTGGCTGGTGGACTTGGCCCCGGAGCTGCGCCCCGCCGGGGCGGCACGGCGTTAG
- a CDS encoding Slp family lipoprotein, producing MEKGFLIVALALLLSACATTPAPLATGPFADITPQAAQNQNLSGQRVRWGGSIVSTTPGQSDTCFEIVSRPLDSTARPEETDRSLGRFIACAPGFHDPAVYAKDREMTVTGVLEAPVVRKIGDYDYRFPRVRAEQIYLWPKRVEYVPGYYYDPFYDPFWSPWPYRRWPYYW from the coding sequence ATGGAAAAAGGGTTTCTGATCGTTGCGCTCGCCCTGCTGCTGAGTGCCTGTGCCACCACGCCGGCCCCCTTGGCGACCGGCCCCTTTGCCGACATCACCCCCCAGGCGGCGCAGAACCAGAATCTGAGCGGCCAACGGGTGCGCTGGGGCGGCAGCATCGTCAGCACGACCCCCGGCCAGAGCGATACCTGCTTCGAAATCGTGAGCCGGCCTTTGGACAGCACCGCGCGGCCCGAGGAAACGGATCGCAGTCTCGGCCGCTTCATCGCCTGCGCGCCCGGCTTCCACGATCCGGCCGTCTACGCCAAGGATCGGGAAATGACCGTCACCGGCGTGCTGGAGGCACCCGTGGTGCGCAAGATCGGCGACTACGATTACCGCTTCCCGCGCGTGCGGGCGGAGCAGATCTATCTGTGGCCGAAGCGGGTCGAATATGTCCCCGGCTACTACTATGATCCCTTCTACGACCCGTTCTGGTCGCCGTGGCCCTATCGCCGCTGGCCCTACTACTGGTGA
- a CDS encoding MlaD family protein, translating to MENRAHALMAGLFLLLFGLALAAAALWLGQRGTDRATYNIVTPFTVSGLNLQAPVKYRGVQIGQVEAIDFDPKNPALIVIRIAVDKSAPIKRDTYAQLSYQGVTGLAYVELADSGQPSPPLQTSEREPATIPMRQSLLAEVGSSGQMLLMQLNELMGKLNKLGSEENQAHVSRILANVETSTAEIVQMQQQLEPTLQRLPGLLASAERALGNTNVLVQDLDRLTLAAQQELKNVGKAGDSVAAMGQAGEQISREISSTTLPELHALMNSLTRTSESFDRLATQLQQRPQSLVFGKGRAAPGPGERGFTPPTAEEAKP from the coding sequence ATGGAAAATCGCGCACACGCCTTGATGGCGGGACTCTTTCTCCTGCTGTTCGGCCTGGCCCTGGCCGCGGCAGCCCTATGGCTGGGCCAGCGCGGCACCGACCGCGCCACGTACAACATCGTGACACCCTTTACGGTCTCGGGACTGAATCTGCAGGCGCCGGTCAAGTACCGCGGTGTGCAGATCGGCCAAGTGGAGGCCATCGACTTCGATCCGAAAAATCCCGCCCTGATCGTCATTCGCATTGCCGTGGACAAGAGCGCCCCCATCAAGCGCGACACCTACGCCCAACTCTCCTATCAGGGCGTCACCGGCTTGGCCTATGTGGAGCTGGCCGACAGCGGCCAGCCCAGCCCGCCGCTGCAAACCAGCGAGCGCGAGCCGGCCACCATCCCCATGCGCCAATCCTTGCTGGCGGAAGTCGGCAGCTCGGGGCAGATGCTGCTGATGCAGCTCAATGAACTCATGGGCAAGCTGAACAAGCTGGGCAGCGAGGAAAACCAGGCCCACGTCAGCCGCATTCTCGCCAACGTGGAGACCAGCACTGCGGAGATCGTCCAGATGCAGCAGCAGCTGGAGCCCACGCTGCAACGCCTGCCGGGGCTGCTCGCCTCCGCCGAACGCGCGCTCGGCAACACCAACGTGCTGGTGCAGGATCTCGACCGGCTGACCCTGGCCGCCCAGCAGGAGCTCAAAAACGTGGGCAAGGCGGGCGACTCCGTTGCCGCCATGGGACAGGCCGGCGAACAGATCAGCCGGGAGATCAGCAGCACCACCCTGCCGGAGCTGCATGCGCTGATGAACTCCCTGACGCGCACCAGCGAAAGCTTCGACCGGCTCGCCACCCAGCTGCAGCAGCGCCCCCAAAGCCTGGTATTCGGCAAGGGTCGGGCCGCCCCCGGGCCCGGAGAGCGGGGGTTCACTCCACCCACCGCCGAGGAGGCCAAGCCTTGA
- a CDS encoding ABC transporter ATP-binding protein: MGRPAIEVQGLWTQFGNQVVHKDLTLAVQRGEILGIVGGSGSGKTTLLRELIGLQPPSRGRVCILGEDIQRLSAAEQRRLSQRWGVLFQQGALFSALSVFDNIAFPLRELRTLDEASIRDLVMLKLRMVGLRPADALKMPAELSGGMVKRVGLARALALDAELLFLDEPTSGLDPVAANAFDELIGHVRDGLGLTVVMITHDLDSLATVCDRVAVLADQRFIAVAPLAEVVQLAHPFIRDFFHGERGDRVLRAAAQPASSPGGA, from the coding sequence ATGGGTCGGCCGGCTATCGAGGTTCAGGGCCTGTGGACGCAGTTCGGCAACCAGGTGGTGCACAAGGATCTGACGCTGGCGGTGCAGCGCGGCGAGATCCTGGGTATCGTCGGCGGCAGCGGCAGCGGCAAGACCACCTTATTGCGCGAACTCATCGGCCTGCAGCCTCCCAGCCGGGGACGGGTCTGCATTCTGGGCGAGGACATCCAGCGCCTCAGCGCCGCCGAGCAGCGCCGCCTGAGCCAGCGCTGGGGCGTCCTGTTCCAGCAGGGCGCCCTGTTCAGCGCCCTGTCCGTCTTCGACAACATCGCTTTCCCCTTGCGCGAGCTGCGCACGCTGGACGAGGCCAGCATCCGCGATCTGGTCATGCTCAAGCTGCGGATGGTCGGCCTGCGGCCCGCGGACGCGCTCAAGATGCCGGCCGAACTGTCCGGCGGCATGGTCAAGCGGGTGGGCCTGGCCCGCGCCCTGGCCTTGGATGCCGAGCTGCTGTTCCTGGACGAGCCCACCTCGGGCCTGGATCCGGTGGCCGCCAACGCCTTCGACGAGCTGATCGGCCATGTGCGCGACGGCTTGGGCCTGACCGTGGTCATGATCACCCACGATCTCGATTCGCTGGCCACCGTCTGCGACCGGGTGGCGGTATTGGCCGACCAGCGCTTCATCGCGGTGGCGCCGCTCGCCGAGGTGGTGCAGTTGGCCCACCCTTTCATCCGGGATTTTTTTCATGGGGAACGCGGCGACCGGGTGCTGCGCGCTGCGGCGCAGCCCGCCTCGTCTCCGGGAGGTGCTTGA